GAATAATAATGTATTACGTGTTGGTGGTAAAAAAATTGGATTAACACCGCAAGTTTTAAGAAATAATAATCGTGGCTGTATTGGACTTGGTAGGTGTGGACTTGGTTGCCCAATCAATGCAAAACAATCTACGTTTCTCACTTGGATCCCAGATGCGATAGAAGCGGGAGCAACTGTTGTTTCCAATATGCGTGCTGTTAAAATTCGGGATGGAAAAATCAAAACGGTAGTTGCTGAATTTACGCCTGATGCATATGAAAAAGCACCAAATGAAATCATAGAAACCATGGAAATCAAAGCTCCTGTTGTCATTGTGAGTGCTGGAGCGATTGAAGGCCCAGCCCTTTTGCAAAGGAGTGGGATTGGTAATGGATGGGTAGGAAGGAATTTAAAAGTTCACCCAACATCCACAATTTTTGGTAAGTTTGATTCCGAAATCAAAATGTTCCAAGGCCCACCACAATCCATTGTGATAAAGGATGGTCATAACCAAAATGGAACTGGATATGGTTACTGGTTAGAAGCGGCACCATATAGACCAACGCTTGCTTCCTCCTTAGTTCCTTTTTACGGCAAACAACAGTTTGATGTCATGAAAGATTATACCAATTATAATGCTGGTATTGTTTTAGTTCGTGATGGTGCAGATGGGGAAGCCAATGCAAGTGTGAAGTACAGTTTAGGAAGAAGAAAGGTGTACTTTGAACTCACTCCCACTGATGGTTTGAATATGTTAAAAGGATTAAAAGCATTAGCGGAAGTGACAGTGGCTGCTGGAGCAAAAGAGTTAATTTTTCCTTTCACACGTTTTACAGAACCCTACAAAGTAACAGGAAACGATAACTTTGATTGGATTCTAAAAGAGAGCACAAAACCAGGTGATTTGACAGTTGGATCTGCGCACCCGCATGGATCCATTCAGTCTGCAAACGACCCAGAGAAGGGAGCAGTTGATTTAAATTTGGAAATTTATGGTCATAAAAACATATTTGTCATGGATGCCTCAGTTTACCCTACAGGACTTTCGGTGAACCCACAAATAACGACGATGAGTATCGTTCTCAGAGCTTCGCGTAACTTAGCGTCACAAAAAGAAGAAAGAACGAAGATCTAACTTTTTTCCAAAAATCCCTTTCATTCCCATGGGTTCCAACTAGTTTGGAATCCGTGCGGAAATATCTTTCCTTAGTTCTCAGTTTTGTCATCTTTCAAACTACAGTCTTCGCAATCGACAGCGATGCTATGAAAGAAGGTAAAAAGGCTTTTTCAAAAAAAGCATATGGCGAAGCCATTAAAAAATTTACCAAACATGCCGACTCACACCCGCAAGACGGTGAAGCTTACATGTATTTAGGATATATCTATGAATACAAAAAAGATTATCCGAAATCCATTCAAAATTTTCGAAGAGCTGCTGATTTGGATTTGGACAAAGACCAAAGAAAAACGGTCCTTTTAAAA
The sequence above is a segment of the Leptospira levettii genome. Coding sequences within it:
- a CDS encoding GMC family oxidoreductase N-terminal domain-containing protein, with the protein product MGISVHNEKIITPKKHAETIKTHQIQNGKWELTADVVIIGSGAGGAVAARELSKNGWKVVLIEEGSYFTPAQFSSDEFLSQARLYRDAGFIVTEEQTLSILQGKSIGGSTTVNWQTSLYPPDYVTNEWNERFGWQGYSREEMDPYVSEVHERLGVHEVPDNLINANNNVLRVGGKKIGLTPQVLRNNNRGCIGLGRCGLGCPINAKQSTFLTWIPDAIEAGATVVSNMRAVKIRDGKIKTVVAEFTPDAYEKAPNEIIETMEIKAPVVIVSAGAIEGPALLQRSGIGNGWVGRNLKVHPTSTIFGKFDSEIKMFQGPPQSIVIKDGHNQNGTGYGYWLEAAPYRPTLASSLVPFYGKQQFDVMKDYTNYNAGIVLVRDGADGEANASVKYSLGRRKVYFELTPTDGLNMLKGLKALAEVTVAAGAKELIFPFTRFTEPYKVTGNDNFDWILKESTKPGDLTVGSAHPHGSIQSANDPEKGAVDLNLEIYGHKNIFVMDASVYPTGLSVNPQITTMSIVLRASRNLASQKEERTKI